From the genome of Amyelois transitella isolate CPQ chromosome 16, ilAmyTran1.1, whole genome shotgun sequence, one region includes:
- the LOC106141145 gene encoding OTU domain-containing protein 7B isoform X2, which translates to MQYSAPSNLVLTPAPECRKLSRGISRATDNEGLVWALRSNTEPDLNTLSSDHILLLPDITVYPPDFRTFIEKDLLETATLVTLESAGILNWWRHGRVPGAPRLLPLATSGDGNCLPHAASLAAYGFHDRLLALRTKVQALLSGEGGDKLTNAIKRRWRWSESFSLRSAGLTPSEAEWEREWQDAVAAASAEPRPRHQPTAAPHYAGLEQLHVFALAHVMRRPVIVFADRALRDFRGDPIAPIPFGGIYLPLELAPELCSKAPILLAYDAGHFSALVPTEPLPTDGARVPLEDHTANHMPIRFNVDPGEDFRWDVEPDQKTINNLLPDEFQRSTMLAAYLDLERVECLSQNQPPEELRRSLDALSTKSSKQMNSVAKQFGSIGRSMSSKIKKNFGSMAKLHKSSGSQSNPEEGSVLRQSTTEVLCCRVLAARAPVQEEMVRNYLNEAYNGYLAEKNRKESQTSQPTQPRYGTGRSQFYLDAGGSAHEAVRGSNSTTGRVADRTLYLSKSTFYDDRPPEPKPCRAPLCMYYGSAANNDYCSRCARLQ; encoded by the exons ATGCAGTACTCCGCTCCTTCGAATTTGGTGCTCACCCCGGCGCCAGAAT GTCGCAAGCTCTCTCGCGGTATATCCCGCGCCACAGACAACGAGGGTCTAGTCTGGGCCCTCAGAAGCAACACAGAACCTGACCTCAACACTCTGAGTTCAGATCACATACTACTTTTACCGGATATAACCGTCTATCCTCCGGATTTCag AACATTCATCGAGAAAGATCTGCTAGAAACAGCCACATTGGTAACTCTAGAATCGGCCGGGATATTGAATTGGTGGCGTCACGGGCGCGTGCCCGGGGCTCCCAGACTGTTGCCTCTAGCGACATCTGGCGACGGAAACTGTCTTCCACACGCCGCTTCTTTGGCGGCCTATGGGTTTCACGACAGATTGCTGGCTTTGAGGACCAAGGTTCAGGCGCTTTTGTCGGGAGAAGGCGGAGATAAACTTACAA ATGCAATCAAACGCCGCTGGCGGTGGTCCGAGAGTTTCTCCCTGCGGAGCGCCGGGCTCACTCCCTCCGAAGCGGAGTGGGAGAGGGAGTGGCAAGATGCGGTCGCAGCCGCCTCCGCCGAGCCCAGGCCGAGACACCAGCCCACGGCGGCGCCGCATTACGCTGGTCTGGAACAGTTACACGTGTTCGCGTTAGCACATGTAATGAGAAGGCCAGTTATCGTTTTTGCTGATCGAGCGCTTAGG GACTTCCGCGGCGACCCCATAGCGCCGATTCCTTTCGGCGGTATCTACCTACCGCTGGAACTCGCCCCGGAACTGTGCAGCAAGGCGCCCATCCTGCTCGCCTATGATGCTGGACACTTCTCGGCATTAGTGCCTACGGAGCCTCTGCCCACAGATGGCGCTAGAGTTCCATTGGAAGACCACACGGCTAATCATATGCCTATCAG ATTCAACGTAGACCCCGGCGAAGACTTCCGCTGGGACGTCGAACCCGACCAGAAGACCATAAACAACCTACTTCCGGATGAATTTCAAAGATCAACAATGTTGGCCGCGTATTTAGATCTGGAACGGGTTGAATGCTTGTCACAGAATCAGCCTCCGGAGGAATTGAGACGGTCACTAGATGCGTTATCAACGAAAAGTTCCAAACAAATGAATTCTGTGGCGAAACAGTTTGGGAGTATTGGCAG ATCGATGAGCAGCAAAATAAAGAAGAACTTCGGCTCAATGGCTAAGCTCCACAAGAGTAGTGGCAGTCAGAGTAACCCCGAAGAGGGTTCGGTTCTCCGCCAGAGCACGACTGAGGTGCTGTGCTGCAGAGTGCTggcggcgcgggcgccggTGCAGGAGGAGATGGTCAGGAATTACCTCAACGAGGCTTATAATGG GTACTTAGCAGAGAAGAACCGCAAAGAATCCCAGACCTCCCAACCTACCCAACCCCGTTACGGCACCGGTCGCTCTCAGTTCTACTTAGACGCGGGCGGATCCGCGCACGAGGCAGTCCGGGGTTCGAATTCCACCACAGGACGAGTCGCAGACCGCACTCTATACCTCAGCAAGTCTACGTTCTATGACGATCGTCCGCCAGAACCCAAACCTTGTAGGGCGCCATTGTGTATGTATTACGGTAGCGCGGCTAATAATGATTATTGTTCGAGATGCGCTAGGTTACAATAA
- the LOC106141145 gene encoding OTU domain-containing protein 7B isoform X1, translating to MVMEADPIAGKHTDDRHSAPLRPRAGGDVIAVTSVSSLDLNMQYSAPSNLVLTPAPECRKLSRGISRATDNEGLVWALRSNTEPDLNTLSSDHILLLPDITVYPPDFRTFIEKDLLETATLVTLESAGILNWWRHGRVPGAPRLLPLATSGDGNCLPHAASLAAYGFHDRLLALRTKVQALLSGEGGDKLTNAIKRRWRWSESFSLRSAGLTPSEAEWEREWQDAVAAASAEPRPRHQPTAAPHYAGLEQLHVFALAHVMRRPVIVFADRALRDFRGDPIAPIPFGGIYLPLELAPELCSKAPILLAYDAGHFSALVPTEPLPTDGARVPLEDHTANHMPIRFNVDPGEDFRWDVEPDQKTINNLLPDEFQRSTMLAAYLDLERVECLSQNQPPEELRRSLDALSTKSSKQMNSVAKQFGSIGRSMSSKIKKNFGSMAKLHKSSGSQSNPEEGSVLRQSTTEVLCCRVLAARAPVQEEMVRNYLNEAYNGYLAEKNRKESQTSQPTQPRYGTGRSQFYLDAGGSAHEAVRGSNSTTGRVADRTLYLSKSTFYDDRPPEPKPCRAPLCMYYGSAANNDYCSRCARLQ from the exons ATGGTGATGGAAGCGGACCCCATTGCTGGGAAGCATACAGAtg atcgACATAGTGCACCGCTGAGGCCTCGCGCTGGCGGTGACGTCATAGCAGTTACGTCTGTTAGCAGTCTGGACCTAAATATGCAGTACTCCGCTCCTTCGAATTTGGTGCTCACCCCGGCGCCAGAAT GTCGCAAGCTCTCTCGCGGTATATCCCGCGCCACAGACAACGAGGGTCTAGTCTGGGCCCTCAGAAGCAACACAGAACCTGACCTCAACACTCTGAGTTCAGATCACATACTACTTTTACCGGATATAACCGTCTATCCTCCGGATTTCag AACATTCATCGAGAAAGATCTGCTAGAAACAGCCACATTGGTAACTCTAGAATCGGCCGGGATATTGAATTGGTGGCGTCACGGGCGCGTGCCCGGGGCTCCCAGACTGTTGCCTCTAGCGACATCTGGCGACGGAAACTGTCTTCCACACGCCGCTTCTTTGGCGGCCTATGGGTTTCACGACAGATTGCTGGCTTTGAGGACCAAGGTTCAGGCGCTTTTGTCGGGAGAAGGCGGAGATAAACTTACAA ATGCAATCAAACGCCGCTGGCGGTGGTCCGAGAGTTTCTCCCTGCGGAGCGCCGGGCTCACTCCCTCCGAAGCGGAGTGGGAGAGGGAGTGGCAAGATGCGGTCGCAGCCGCCTCCGCCGAGCCCAGGCCGAGACACCAGCCCACGGCGGCGCCGCATTACGCTGGTCTGGAACAGTTACACGTGTTCGCGTTAGCACATGTAATGAGAAGGCCAGTTATCGTTTTTGCTGATCGAGCGCTTAGG GACTTCCGCGGCGACCCCATAGCGCCGATTCCTTTCGGCGGTATCTACCTACCGCTGGAACTCGCCCCGGAACTGTGCAGCAAGGCGCCCATCCTGCTCGCCTATGATGCTGGACACTTCTCGGCATTAGTGCCTACGGAGCCTCTGCCCACAGATGGCGCTAGAGTTCCATTGGAAGACCACACGGCTAATCATATGCCTATCAG ATTCAACGTAGACCCCGGCGAAGACTTCCGCTGGGACGTCGAACCCGACCAGAAGACCATAAACAACCTACTTCCGGATGAATTTCAAAGATCAACAATGTTGGCCGCGTATTTAGATCTGGAACGGGTTGAATGCTTGTCACAGAATCAGCCTCCGGAGGAATTGAGACGGTCACTAGATGCGTTATCAACGAAAAGTTCCAAACAAATGAATTCTGTGGCGAAACAGTTTGGGAGTATTGGCAG ATCGATGAGCAGCAAAATAAAGAAGAACTTCGGCTCAATGGCTAAGCTCCACAAGAGTAGTGGCAGTCAGAGTAACCCCGAAGAGGGTTCGGTTCTCCGCCAGAGCACGACTGAGGTGCTGTGCTGCAGAGTGCTggcggcgcgggcgccggTGCAGGAGGAGATGGTCAGGAATTACCTCAACGAGGCTTATAATGG GTACTTAGCAGAGAAGAACCGCAAAGAATCCCAGACCTCCCAACCTACCCAACCCCGTTACGGCACCGGTCGCTCTCAGTTCTACTTAGACGCGGGCGGATCCGCGCACGAGGCAGTCCGGGGTTCGAATTCCACCACAGGACGAGTCGCAGACCGCACTCTATACCTCAGCAAGTCTACGTTCTATGACGATCGTCCGCCAGAACCCAAACCTTGTAGGGCGCCATTGTGTATGTATTACGGTAGCGCGGCTAATAATGATTATTGTTCGAGATGCGCTAGGTTACAATAA